From Paenibacillus sp. GP183, one genomic window encodes:
- a CDS encoding four-carbon acid sugar kinase family protein has translation MGENGTLSFSALKQILPAEWTGQDLRKQIKRMNDTQHKKIIVLDDDPTGVQTVQGIDVLTQWDKGLLREAFTKKETVFYILTNTRGLDAVETERINREIAGNVYQIASETGVDFAFVSRSDSTLRGYYPLEIDVLSEEMKRLTGKGYDGHLIIPAFIEGGRLTYQNTHYVLEGDIMVPAQQSEFARDKVFGYRHGDLTKWVEEKTEGRFQPEECTVVGLDDIRSGPDAVEDILLRVQGNSPVIVNALSYADLDVLSFALVQAESKGKKFIFRTAASFVKAYGGFGEQGYLTKDKLIAKGAESNGGLVVVGSYVQKTTRQLEQLLQNTDIYSLKLDVEKILNSERKADELERVIKEMNLRLVQGHNVVVYSSRDLVAAEDKSKNLEIGTIVSNALVQIVRSLKVTPKFIIAKGGITSSDVATKGLNIRKARVLGQVSAGIPVWQTGSEAKFAGMPYIVFPGNVGTERTLLEMMQKIES, from the coding sequence ATGGGGGAAAACGGCACTTTGTCCTTCTCCGCGCTCAAACAAATATTGCCGGCTGAGTGGACCGGTCAGGACCTTCGTAAGCAAATCAAGCGGATGAACGACACACAGCATAAGAAAATCATTGTGCTGGACGATGACCCTACAGGCGTGCAAACGGTCCAAGGCATCGACGTGTTGACCCAGTGGGATAAAGGCCTACTTCGGGAGGCCTTTACAAAGAAAGAAACGGTGTTTTACATACTTACCAATACGCGGGGGTTGGATGCGGTGGAGACGGAGCGGATTAATCGTGAAATCGCCGGTAATGTTTATCAGATTGCTAGCGAGACGGGTGTCGATTTCGCGTTTGTCAGCCGCAGCGATTCTACCTTGCGCGGGTATTATCCTTTGGAAATTGATGTCTTATCGGAAGAAATGAAACGGTTAACGGGTAAAGGCTACGACGGTCATCTGATCATCCCCGCATTTATTGAAGGCGGTCGACTGACTTATCAGAATACTCACTACGTTCTCGAAGGCGACATCATGGTTCCCGCACAACAGTCGGAATTTGCCAGGGACAAGGTGTTCGGTTATAGGCATGGCGATCTTACGAAATGGGTGGAGGAAAAAACGGAGGGCCGGTTTCAACCTGAGGAGTGCACCGTGGTCGGTTTGGATGACATAAGAAGCGGACCGGATGCCGTGGAGGATATTTTATTAAGGGTCCAAGGCAATTCACCTGTTATTGTCAACGCGCTATCTTATGCCGATCTCGATGTGCTGTCGTTTGCGCTGGTACAAGCGGAGTCAAAAGGCAAGAAATTTATTTTTCGAACGGCGGCTTCCTTTGTTAAAGCGTACGGCGGGTTCGGAGAGCAGGGTTATTTGACGAAGGATAAACTGATCGCGAAAGGCGCGGAGTCCAACGGTGGACTTGTCGTAGTCGGATCGTATGTCCAAAAGACCACACGTCAGCTGGAGCAATTGCTGCAAAACACCGACATTTACTCATTGAAATTGGATGTGGAAAAGATTTTGAACTCGGAGCGGAAGGCGGACGAATTGGAACGGGTCATCAAGGAAATGAACCTGCGGCTCGTTCAGGGGCATAACGTAGTCGTTTATAGCAGCCGTGATTTGGTCGCTGCTGAGGATAAATCCAAGAATCTTGAGATCGGTACTATCGTTTCGAATGCTCTTGTTCAAATCGTGCGTTCCCTGAAAGTAACGCCTAAGTTTATCATTGCTAAAGGCGGCATTACCTCAAGCGATGTGGCTACTAAAGGGCTGAACATCCGTAAAGCGAGAGTGCTTGGCCAAGTGTCCGCCGGAATTCCGGTTTGGCAAACCGGAAGCGAGGCCAAATTTGCCGGGATGCCTTACATTGTCTTTCCGGGTAATGTGGGAACCGAACGTACTCTGTTGGAGATGATGCAAAAGATTGAAAGCTAA
- the garR gene encoding 2-hydroxy-3-oxopropionate reductase: protein MKQRIGFIGLGIMGRPMSLHLIKVGYQLTVYDINQEAVNHVAALGAQAALSPREVAEQSDIIFIIVPNSQHVKEVVLGENGILQGADPGTIIVDLSSITPVASKEIAAAAAKKGVEMLDAPVSGGEPKAIDGTLAIMVGGKAEIFESVKNLLHCMGSSVTLVGGIGSGTMAKLANQIIVNLNIAAMSEALVLAAKAGIDIDKMYQAIRGGLAGSTVLDAKVPMVLDRNFVAGGRIDINLKDLANVMETAHEIGVPLPLSSQLLEIFHAMKADGKAGLDHCGIVQFYEKLAHVEVKRMEG from the coding sequence ATGAAACAACGTATCGGATTTATTGGCTTGGGCATTATGGGAAGACCGATGTCGCTGCATTTAATCAAGGTGGGCTATCAATTGACCGTGTACGATATTAATCAAGAAGCCGTTAACCATGTTGCGGCTTTGGGAGCGCAAGCGGCTTTATCGCCAAGAGAGGTTGCGGAGCAAAGCGATATTATTTTTATCATTGTTCCTAATTCACAGCATGTTAAGGAAGTGGTTCTAGGTGAGAACGGGATCCTGCAGGGTGCGGATCCGGGAACCATCATTGTAGACTTGAGCTCTATCACTCCTGTAGCTTCCAAGGAAATTGCTGCGGCGGCTGCGAAAAAGGGAGTGGAAATGCTCGACGCTCCGGTTAGCGGAGGCGAGCCGAAAGCGATCGACGGGACGCTCGCAATTATGGTCGGCGGCAAGGCGGAGATATTCGAGAGTGTCAAAAATTTACTGCATTGTATGGGCAGCAGCGTGACACTGGTGGGCGGAATCGGGAGTGGGACAATGGCGAAATTAGCCAATCAAATCATTGTTAACCTGAACATTGCGGCGATGTCGGAGGCTCTGGTTTTAGCGGCAAAAGCCGGCATTGATATCGATAAAATGTACCAGGCCATCCGGGGCGGACTTGCCGGAAGCACCGTTTTAGATGCAAAGGTTCCTATGGTTCTTGACCGGAACTTTGTTGCCGGCGGAAGAATAGACATCAATTTGAAGGATCTCGCCAATGTAATGGAAACAGCCCATGAGATAGGGGTTCCTTTGCCTTTATCCAGCCAGCTGTTGGAGATTTTTCACGCAATGAAGGCGGACGGGAAAGCCGGTCTCGATCACTGCGGAATCGTGCAGTTTTACGAGAAGCTTGCGCATGTTGAAGTGAAGAGAATGGAGGGATAA
- a CDS encoding DinB family protein: MRENVLFDALARGREQLLKQVGDCPLDKRYVVPTGFNNNILWQLGHIVTETDGLITRLSGENQTLSAEYKAFFVNGTKPSEWNGEPPSWNEILSQLKAQIPLIRRVFTGKLDTRSKDNPSKGETVEELLLFNLFHEYLHVGNIGAMLKVLGVK, from the coding sequence ATGAGGGAAAACGTTTTATTTGATGCCCTGGCAAGGGGTCGAGAGCAACTACTGAAACAAGTTGGGGATTGTCCTCTTGATAAACGCTATGTTGTTCCCACTGGATTCAATAACAATATCCTTTGGCAACTCGGTCATATCGTAACAGAGACAGATGGCTTAATTACCAGGCTGTCCGGAGAAAATCAGACTCTGTCGGCTGAGTATAAAGCATTTTTTGTAAATGGGACAAAGCCATCTGAGTGGAACGGGGAACCGCCATCATGGAATGAAATTCTCTCCCAACTAAAGGCCCAAATCCCCCTAATCCGTCGTGTCTTTACAGGCAAGTTGGATACTAGGTCTAAGGATAATCCCTCCAAGGGTGAGACGGTGGAGGAGCTTCTTTTGTTTAATCTTTTCCACGAATATTTACATGTTGGGAATATAGGCGCTATGCTGAAAGTATTAGGAGTGAAATGA
- a CDS encoding site-specific integrase — protein sequence MPTLKEQMKFNLELRGYSPNTQAAYLRCVTEFSRHYGKSPSLLGTTEIKDYLHLLLSTQTKSHSSINTMYSALKFFYEITLGRTWDVKAIPRTKTPKQLPSVLSAAEVKGIFDALTNIKHRAILMTIYAAGLRVSEAANLKVADIDSKNMQLRIRQAKGKKDRYSLLSTENLHILREYWKRCRPKEWLFPGYDQDKPLTTRSIQKMFEKAKSIAGIHKQVSVHTLRHCFATHLLEAGTSIYHIQNLLGHTSPKTTNIYLYLTRKDLLNVKSPLDRLKEIVHD from the coding sequence ATGCCTACTTTAAAAGAACAGATGAAGTTCAATTTAGAGTTAAGGGGATATAGTCCCAATACCCAAGCAGCGTACCTGCGTTGTGTTACTGAATTTTCTCGCCACTACGGAAAATCTCCTAGTTTACTCGGAACCACTGAAATTAAAGACTACCTACATCTATTACTTTCAACCCAAACCAAAAGCCATTCCTCCATCAACACAATGTATAGTGCGTTAAAGTTTTTCTATGAAATCACATTAGGGAGAACTTGGGACGTTAAAGCAATTCCGAGAACCAAAACACCAAAACAATTACCCTCTGTACTTTCCGCAGCTGAAGTAAAGGGGATTTTTGATGCGTTAACCAACATAAAACATAGAGCCATTTTAATGACCATATATGCTGCCGGACTTCGTGTAAGTGAAGCTGCTAATCTAAAAGTTGCGGATATAGATAGCAAGAACATGCAACTCCGAATTCGGCAAGCGAAAGGGAAGAAAGATCGATACAGCCTGTTATCAACTGAAAATTTACATATTCTTAGAGAATACTGGAAACGATGTAGACCCAAAGAATGGTTGTTCCCTGGTTATGATCAGGATAAACCGCTTACCACACGTTCCATTCAAAAAATGTTTGAAAAGGCTAAGAGTATAGCTGGAATACATAAGCAGGTGTCCGTCCATACGCTCCGTCACTGTTTTGCGACGCATTTATTGGAAGCAGGAACAAGCATTTACCATATTCAGAATTTGCTTGGACATACCAGCCCGAAAACAACGAATATATATCTGTATCTAACCCGCAAAGACCTCTTAAACGTTAAAAGTCCGCTCGATCGTCTGAAAGAGATAGTCCATGATTGA
- a CDS encoding AAA family ATPase — protein MNINSFDPFLRGIELERHIVPSFDYYPFNLGVIKSLSRLEFHPKVTYIVGENGMGKSTLMESIAVSWGFNPEGGTKNFSFSTQSTHSNLHEFIRLVRGVYKPRDGFFFRAESYYNLATNIENLDNEPSFGPPIINSYGGKSLHEQSHGESFFATFINRFGGQGLYILDEPEAALSPLRQMAMLSRIHELVQKNSQFIISTHSPILMAYPDSLIYNLTPFGIETRTLEETDHYIIMKQFLNNKEMMIKELFDSGEDV, from the coding sequence ATGAATATCAATTCTTTCGATCCATTTTTGAGAGGCATAGAATTAGAGAGGCACATTGTTCCCTCCTTTGATTATTATCCATTTAACCTCGGAGTGATTAAGAGCCTAAGTAGGCTGGAATTCCATCCCAAAGTGACCTATATTGTTGGTGAAAATGGGATGGGGAAATCGACGCTAATGGAATCGATTGCCGTATCTTGGGGATTTAATCCGGAAGGTGGAACCAAAAATTTTTCGTTTTCCACGCAATCCACTCATTCAAACTTACATGAATTTATTCGTTTGGTACGTGGAGTTTATAAACCCCGGGATGGTTTCTTCTTTCGGGCAGAAAGTTATTATAACTTAGCAACGAATATAGAGAATTTGGATAACGAACCTTCTTTTGGCCCACCTATCATAAATTCTTACGGTGGGAAATCTCTACATGAACAATCTCACGGTGAATCATTTTTTGCCACATTTATTAACCGCTTTGGAGGGCAAGGATTATATATTTTGGATGAACCTGAGGCGGCCTTGTCTCCACTACGACAAATGGCCATGCTTTCACGAATTCATGAGTTGGTCCAAAAGAACTCTCAGTTTATTATCTCAACTCATTCCCCAATTCTCATGGCATATCCGGATTCGTTAATCTATAATTTGACACCATTTGGGATTGAAACCAGAACTTTAGAAGAAACCGATCATTATATCATCATGAAGCAGTTCCTCAATAACAAAGAAATGATGATCAAAGAGCTATTTGACAGCGGAGAAGATGTGTAA
- a CDS encoding helix-turn-helix domain-containing protein, whose amino-acid sequence MYNGCKFDTVIEILVGKWKPIILFHLLSNGTMRFNELQKAMPDITKKMLTQQLRDLEYHGIVHREIYRQIPPKVEYSITEYGKGMTTLLEAMHEWGTAHVKHLKELYGEDRSLESLVSELDEVTGGS is encoded by the coding sequence ATGTACAATGGTTGTAAATTCGATACGGTAATAGAAATTCTTGTTGGCAAATGGAAACCCATCATTCTGTTTCATCTTTTATCAAATGGCACGATGAGATTTAACGAACTTCAAAAAGCAATGCCGGATATAACAAAAAAAATGCTTACCCAACAATTACGGGATTTAGAGTATCACGGTATCGTTCATCGTGAGATATATCGCCAAATCCCTCCAAAAGTTGAATATTCCATCACAGAATACGGCAAAGGAATGACTACTCTTTTAGAGGCAATGCATGAATGGGGAACAGCTCATGTAAAACATTTGAAAGAGTTGTATGGGGAGGATAGATCATTGGAATCATTAGTAAGTGAATTGGATGAAGTCACAGGGGGGAGTTAG
- a CDS encoding aldo/keto reductase encodes MEYGRLGNSGLRISKISLGCWNFGSPNPPFGIPGRVTSQDAIRLIHEAYDLGINLIDNANRYTGGEADQIQGRAMKGHRSDFIVATKLMKRVGERPNDEGLSRVHFMQEVENILRRLDTDYVDLLQAHDVDWGTPLEETLRAFDDLIRQGKVRYIGCSNFPAWLLAKSLWISDVRNLAGFVSAQPKYNLISREVEKELQPLCVDQGIGMIIYSPLEGGILTGKYNQGIPDDSRAGDSNPLTWDRAENMKSQVEKLQQALGVLRDVAAELGKSPSQVSLNWLINRPAVSSAIIGATRSEQIVDNAGATGWKLPEELADRLEQAFAR; translated from the coding sequence ATGGAGTATGGCAGATTGGGCAACAGCGGCCTGCGAATTTCGAAGATCAGCTTGGGATGCTGGAATTTCGGCAGTCCGAATCCACCCTTCGGCATACCGGGCAGGGTGACGTCGCAAGACGCGATTCGTCTTATTCACGAGGCTTATGATCTCGGCATCAACCTGATCGACAACGCGAACCGGTACACCGGCGGCGAAGCGGATCAAATTCAGGGACGTGCCATGAAGGGACATCGTTCGGATTTCATCGTGGCGACGAAGCTGATGAAGCGGGTAGGGGAGCGCCCGAATGACGAAGGCTTGTCCCGTGTACATTTCATGCAGGAAGTGGAAAATATTTTAAGACGGCTCGATACCGACTATGTCGATTTGCTGCAAGCGCACGACGTCGATTGGGGAACTCCGCTCGAGGAAACGCTGCGCGCCTTCGATGATCTGATCCGCCAAGGAAAGGTGCGCTACATCGGTTGCTCCAACTTCCCGGCGTGGCTTCTTGCCAAGTCGCTTTGGATCAGCGACGTCAGAAATTTGGCCGGCTTTGTTTCCGCCCAGCCGAAATACAATTTGATTAGCCGGGAGGTCGAGAAGGAGCTTCAGCCACTTTGCGTCGACCAAGGCATCGGGATGATCATTTACAGTCCGCTGGAAGGCGGCATTTTGACAGGGAAGTACAATCAAGGTATTCCGGATGACAGCCGCGCCGGCGACAGCAACCCTTTGACCTGGGACAGGGCGGAAAACATGAAGTCGCAGGTCGAGAAGCTTCAGCAAGCGCTCGGCGTGCTTAGAGATGTCGCTGCAGAGCTCGGAAAATCCCCGTCTCAAGTAAGCCTGAACTGGCTCATCAACCGTCCGGCCGTTTCATCGGCGATCATCGGCGCAACGCGCTCCGAGCAAATCGTCGACAACGCGGGAGCAACCGGCTGGAAGTTGCCTGAAGAGCTGGCGGACAGATTGGAACAAGCTTTCGCGCGATAA
- a CDS encoding Gfo/Idh/MocA family oxidoreductase translates to MVHLALLGAWHVHAKNFVEEALKTGIADLKVVWDDDEERGKAFAEKFGVAYEGDLDSVLSRKDIDAVIVECATAMHKEVIVKAANAKKHIFTDKALALTVQDCLAIKKAILDNRVKFAVSLESKIIGPYRYAKTLVDEGKLGRVTSAYFRRAHQAALDKNMLPAYWFDPAQTGGGVTLDLGCHGLYLLPHFCGTPTKVTCLMNELYGTGSDENSTTIIEFDSGAIGTSHTSFVSYRIDNLLEIIGTEGTLVISGTNKSNFRVLLQSKHVPGHENLVPVPSENVPEDDELPSAQFVGLVSSDTALSLPYFDIEAAIGITRLIECAYESAKEQRHVMY, encoded by the coding sequence ATGGTTCATTTGGCATTACTTGGCGCATGGCATGTTCATGCCAAAAATTTTGTAGAGGAAGCATTAAAGACCGGAATAGCGGATTTAAAAGTGGTCTGGGATGATGATGAAGAAAGAGGCAAAGCTTTTGCCGAAAAGTTCGGGGTCGCTTATGAAGGCGACTTGGACAGCGTACTTAGCAGAAAAGATATAGATGCGGTAATAGTGGAGTGTGCCACCGCAATGCACAAGGAAGTCATCGTAAAGGCCGCCAACGCCAAAAAGCATATTTTCACCGATAAAGCGCTGGCGCTAACGGTGCAAGACTGTCTGGCGATCAAAAAGGCCATTCTCGACAATCGTGTAAAATTTGCTGTATCCCTGGAATCCAAGATCATTGGCCCATACCGCTACGCCAAAACGCTGGTGGATGAAGGCAAGCTCGGCCGCGTGACGTCAGCCTATTTCAGACGCGCTCATCAAGCGGCATTGGATAAAAACATGCTTCCGGCGTACTGGTTTGATCCTGCTCAAACTGGCGGGGGAGTGACATTGGATTTGGGCTGCCACGGATTATATCTTCTGCCGCATTTTTGCGGAACACCCACAAAGGTTACCTGCCTTATGAATGAACTGTACGGTACCGGAAGCGATGAAAATTCGACCACCATAATTGAATTTGACAGCGGAGCCATCGGTACTTCCCACACCTCTTTTGTCTCTTACCGCATTGATAATTTGCTGGAGATCATCGGCACAGAGGGAACATTGGTCATTTCCGGCACGAATAAGTCCAACTTCCGGGTATTGCTGCAATCCAAACATGTGCCTGGCCACGAAAACTTGGTGCCGGTTCCGAGCGAGAACGTTCCGGAAGACGACGAACTTCCAAGCGCCCAGTTTGTAGGGCTTGTGTCGTCCGATACGGCGCTAAGCTTACCCTACTTTGACATTGAGGCGGCAATTGGGATTACCCGTCTGATCGAATGCGCATATGAATCCGCAAAAGAACAAAGGCATGTGATGTATTAA
- a CDS encoding transposase zinc-binding domain-containing protein — protein MIEVADIFREYGDEYRAHHKLSLPMIRAMHAIQYCRTSMMGGHVDQCDDCGHKQISYNSCRNRHCPKCQNLPKERWLEERKKDLLPIPYFHIVFTLPTELRAIALRNKKVMYTLLFKASAETLLELANDPKYLGAQIGFISLLHTWGQNLMDHPHVHCGSSFFVY, from the coding sequence ATGATTGAGGTTGCAGATATCTTTCGAGAGTACGGTGATGAGTATAGAGCTCACCATAAACTGTCCTTACCGATGATTAGAGCGATGCATGCTATTCAATACTGCCGAACATCCATGATGGGAGGCCACGTGGACCAATGCGACGATTGCGGACACAAACAAATCTCGTACAACTCCTGCCGTAACAGGCATTGTCCTAAATGTCAAAACCTGCCCAAAGAAAGATGGTTGGAAGAACGGAAAAAAGATTTATTACCTATCCCGTATTTCCACATCGTCTTTACACTGCCAACTGAATTACGAGCAATTGCCTTAAGAAACAAGAAAGTGATGTACACTCTGTTGTTTAAAGCAAGCGCGGAAACCCTTTTAGAGCTTGCTAATGATCCCAAGTATCTAGGTGCTCAAATCGGATTTATTTCACTGCTTCATACCTGGGGCCAAAACTTAATGGATCATCCCCATGTCCATTGCGGTAGCTCCTTTTTCGTTTATTGA
- a CDS encoding IS110 family transposase: MKFKSQARQNQLIEKITSSHLVVGIDIAQQTHVARAVNFRGIIIGEALSFTNDEDGFNSLLQWIQKLQTAHHLSATVVGMEPTGHYWLNVSRWLAAHQFEVVLVNPHLVKKNKENRDNTPSKSDKKDALVIADMVKNGYYSFRRNTPEAFEELRVLLSNRDSVVKRLVSAKNQIHRWVDIVFPELRHVFKHITCIGALTTLRLFPTPAELGQLQPQDVIKGWKSLMKRHSGSRKAQELITLASLSVGSRQATHAYQLHLKQLLAEYDLACEQLQVVEQEIVAVLERIPFAKSMLAIKGISAISLASILGGAGDLSGFVHGNALLRHAGLNLAESSSGKWTGQMIISKRGRSRLRRFLYIATMCLIMNNPEFKAMHAYNVNVKKMKKKKSVMKLCGKLARILVGMARSGQAYTPIKTWPLEQAA; encoded by the coding sequence ATGAAGTTTAAATCGCAAGCCAGACAAAATCAACTCATTGAAAAAATTACCTCTTCACATCTTGTTGTCGGGATCGACATCGCCCAGCAGACACATGTTGCCCGCGCTGTAAACTTTCGCGGCATTATCATTGGAGAAGCGTTGTCGTTTACGAATGACGAAGATGGATTTAACAGCCTACTTCAATGGATCCAGAAGCTGCAAACAGCTCATCATTTAAGTGCGACTGTCGTCGGCATGGAACCCACGGGACACTATTGGCTTAACGTGTCTCGATGGTTGGCTGCTCACCAATTTGAAGTCGTTTTGGTGAACCCGCATCTTGTGAAAAAGAACAAAGAGAACAGAGATAATACGCCCTCGAAGAGCGACAAAAAGGATGCCCTTGTCATCGCCGACATGGTGAAGAACGGGTACTACTCGTTTAGACGCAACACCCCTGAAGCGTTCGAGGAACTCCGTGTTCTTCTTTCGAACCGAGACTCTGTGGTGAAACGTCTCGTCAGCGCAAAAAACCAAATCCACCGTTGGGTGGACATTGTTTTCCCTGAATTGCGGCATGTATTCAAGCACATCACGTGTATCGGTGCCTTGACCACGTTACGCCTCTTCCCTACACCGGCAGAATTAGGCCAACTACAACCGCAAGACGTGATTAAAGGGTGGAAATCACTCATGAAGCGGCACAGCGGTTCACGAAAAGCCCAGGAACTCATTACACTGGCCAGCCTCTCTGTCGGATCTCGCCAAGCTACTCATGCATACCAACTGCATTTGAAGCAACTGCTTGCAGAGTATGATCTGGCCTGCGAGCAGCTGCAGGTCGTAGAGCAGGAGATCGTCGCTGTGTTAGAACGCATCCCCTTTGCAAAATCCATGCTTGCGATCAAAGGAATTAGTGCAATTTCACTGGCCAGTATTCTGGGTGGGGCTGGGGATTTAAGCGGATTTGTTCACGGGAATGCTTTGCTGCGCCATGCCGGCCTAAATCTTGCTGAATCAAGCTCCGGTAAATGGACCGGACAGATGATCATTAGTAAACGCGGACGCTCCCGGCTCCGCCGCTTCCTCTACATAGCGACCATGTGTTTAATTATGAATAATCCAGAGTTTAAAGCGATGCATGCTTACAATGTGAACGTGAAGAAGATGAAGAAAAAGAAGTCCGTTATGAAGCTCTGCGGTAAATTGGCTCGCATCTTGGTGGGGATGGCTCGCAGCGGTCAAGCCTACACACCTATAAAAACATGGCCACTTGAGCAAGCAGCTTAA
- a CDS encoding EamA family transporter, which yields MKSSIPTPKRRRAINSYPRAGDVILLLVAVVWGSSYITAKTVLNQYEPFMFLFYRFLATVLIMLPFTWKNLRNASKETWEIGTVFGLFLFSIFSFETWGIHYTSASNSAFIISLTLILTPLMDWFVNKKFTGYLFFLAVGLSIIGTGLLTYKDTILFNIGDTLILGAALLRAIQMTFTKKLTNGKVLDNSALTVIQLCVVAIFSGVSSLALEGSSLFVIPQSKEFWLPTLYLALFCTIFAFYAQIVFIRKTSPSRVGLLMGMEPVFGAVFAVFLGGEVLSVTNWFGSLCIVGATFWGRYLLDLKQPNS from the coding sequence ATGAAAAGTTCAATCCCAACACCCAAGAGAAGAAGGGCTATCAATTCCTACCCAAGGGCAGGAGACGTTATTCTGCTTCTAGTTGCGGTAGTCTGGGGGTCGAGCTACATAACTGCCAAGACAGTATTAAATCAATATGAACCTTTTATGTTCTTGTTCTACCGCTTTTTAGCCACCGTCCTCATAATGCTTCCTTTTACATGGAAGAACCTAAGAAATGCTTCCAAAGAGACATGGGAAATTGGTACTGTCTTTGGATTATTTTTATTTTCTATTTTCTCTTTTGAAACATGGGGAATCCACTATACTTCAGCTTCAAATTCTGCCTTCATTATCAGCCTAACGCTCATCTTGACTCCTTTAATGGATTGGTTCGTAAACAAGAAGTTCACGGGATATCTCTTTTTCCTAGCAGTTGGCTTATCTATTATTGGAACAGGACTTTTAACTTACAAAGATACAATCTTGTTTAATATAGGGGATACCTTAATTCTTGGAGCTGCACTGCTAAGAGCTATTCAGATGACATTTACAAAAAAACTGACAAATGGAAAAGTGTTAGATAATAGTGCGTTAACAGTCATTCAGTTATGCGTAGTGGCTATTTTTTCAGGAGTATCCAGCCTCGCTTTAGAAGGTTCATCTTTATTTGTAATTCCACAATCTAAGGAATTTTGGCTTCCTACTCTATACTTAGCTCTATTCTGTACAATCTTTGCTTTCTATGCCCAAATTGTTTTTATTCGAAAAACATCTCCTTCAAGAGTTGGACTACTAATGGGAATGGAACCTGTCTTTGGAGCCGTTTTTGCAGTTTTCCTAGGTGGTGAAGTTTTGTCCGTGACAAACTGGTTCGGAAGTCTATGTATTGTAGGAGCTACATTCTGGGGACGTTATCTTCTTGACCTCAAACAACCAAACTCGTAA
- a CDS encoding GNAT family N-acetyltransferase: MCNLVAACDTEDLGAPDIVLDDVLDMWSRFDLKNNVWVVEDTDSALIGYAFLEEDSEEKLFSCGCVLPTARCRGVGKALVAALEARAAALRNESGVSKRLQSMIPTLCEDAVRLLEAHGFTSVRYFKRMGIRLDAEPAATAPPEGFTIEPFAKDRDEQAVYEAYVESFADHWDFTVPSFEKWVEKTQLPTFDERWWLIARDPKGAVAGFALGRMREDLLFIEQVGVRRPFRGRGLALALLQCVFETSYRARQPLVSLGFDTANPSGAYRLYEKAGMKPDYEISIYEKPFPFPAE; the protein is encoded by the coding sequence GTGTGCAACCTTGTGGCTGCCTGCGATACCGAAGACCTCGGCGCGCCAGACATCGTTCTAGACGACGTCCTAGACATGTGGTCCCGCTTCGATCTCAAGAACAATGTTTGGGTCGTTGAAGACACAGACTCAGCATTAATCGGTTACGCCTTCCTCGAGGAGGACAGCGAAGAGAAGCTGTTCAGCTGCGGATGCGTGCTGCCCACCGCTCGCTGCCGAGGCGTCGGCAAGGCGCTCGTTGCGGCGCTCGAAGCGCGCGCTGCGGCACTTCGGAATGAATCCGGCGTCTCGAAGCGCCTACAAAGCATGATCCCGACGTTATGCGAAGATGCCGTCCGCTTGCTGGAGGCTCACGGCTTCACCTCGGTCCGTTACTTCAAGCGCATGGGAATCCGCTTGGATGCCGAACCGGCCGCAACCGCGCCACCGGAGGGCTTCACAATAGAGCCGTTCGCGAAGGATCGCGATGAACAAGCCGTCTATGAAGCCTATGTAGAATCGTTCGCCGACCACTGGGATTTCACGGTGCCTTCCTTCGAGAAATGGGTCGAAAAGACGCAGCTGCCTACCTTCGACGAAAGATGGTGGCTGATAGCCCGCGACCCGAAAGGTGCCGTCGCTGGCTTTGCGCTCGGCCGCATGCGTGAAGACCTGCTCTTCATCGAGCAGGTCGGCGTACGCCGGCCGTTCCGTGGCCGCGGTCTTGCGCTTGCGCTGCTGCAGTGCGTGTTCGAGACATCCTATCGCGCTAGGCAGCCGCTAGTCTCGCTTGGCTTCGACACTGCGAACCCTTCGGGCGCCTACCGCCTCTATGAGAAGGCCGGTATGAAGCCCGACTACGAAATCAGCATCTATGAAAAGCCCTTCCCTTTTCCGGCCGAGTGA